Proteins encoded within one genomic window of Oscillospiraceae bacterium:
- a CDS encoding MerR family transcriptional regulator — translation QDHITQNYYLCTDEILAGLGQMYTQDERFKNNIDKNADGTAVFVCGAIEFYCYK, via the coding sequence TGCAAGACCATATTACTCAAAATTACTATCTCTGTACAGACGAGATTTTAGCAGGTCTCGGTCAAATGTATACCCAAGATGAACGCTTCAAAAATAACATCGATAAGAATGCAGATGGTACGGCGGTATTTGTCTGTGGGGCAATTGAATTCTATTGTTACAAGTAA